Proteins encoded in a region of the Paenibacillus pedocola genome:
- a CDS encoding MBL fold metallo-hydrolase — protein MTMMAQPTAQVPGVYYKKVGEVIVTAVSDGGMQFPWWPFKELKEEAGTAILEANFEVSPPYFNTTCFVVNIQGRLTLIDTGIGPGIGVLLDSLKAAGISTEQIESVLLTHLHADHANGLIYPDGTKVFPNAEVVVAQTEYDYWMDNRNMKDPSDEGEQANFQMAQAALAPYAGYIRTFSSEETEPVTGIKAIAAPGHTPGHTAYFIESGEEQLLIWGDILHNATIQLRRLDETLVMDVLPDQAVQSRKRLLEYAATERLLVTGMHLAFPGFGHIKKEADHYVHIPEIWKPAL, from the coding sequence ATGACAATGATGGCTCAGCCAACGGCACAGGTGCCGGGAGTGTATTATAAGAAAGTCGGGGAGGTCATCGTTACCGCTGTCTCGGACGGAGGAATGCAGTTTCCGTGGTGGCCTTTTAAGGAGCTTAAGGAAGAGGCTGGAACAGCAATACTTGAAGCTAATTTCGAGGTGAGTCCGCCTTACTTTAATACCACTTGCTTTGTGGTCAATATTCAAGGCCGCCTTACCCTTATTGATACAGGAATCGGTCCCGGCATAGGCGTTCTTCTGGATAGCCTAAAGGCAGCCGGCATCAGTACGGAACAAATAGAATCGGTCCTGCTGACCCACCTGCATGCTGACCATGCCAATGGCCTTATCTATCCGGACGGTACAAAGGTGTTTCCAAACGCCGAGGTTGTAGTGGCACAAACAGAATATGACTACTGGATGGACAACCGCAACATGAAGGATCCTTCAGATGAAGGGGAGCAGGCAAATTTCCAGATGGCCCAAGCAGCATTGGCGCCTTATGCAGGATATATCCGCACTTTTTCGAGTGAAGAAACCGAGCCGGTCACTGGAATCAAAGCCATTGCCGCACCGGGGCATACGCCGGGACATACAGCCTATTTTATTGAATCGGGCGAAGAGCAGCTCCTCATCTGGGGAGATATCCTCCACAATGCCACCATTCAGCTGCGTAGACTGGATGAGACATTGGTGATGGATGTGCTTCCCGATCAGGCAGTTCAATCGAGAAAACGTCTCTTGGAGTACGCCGCAACAGAGCGGCTGCTGGTCACTGGGATGCATCTTGCTTTCCCGGGATTCGGCCATATTAAAAAAGAAGCGGATCATTATGTGCATATTCCCGAGATCTGGAAGCCTGCCCTGTAA
- a CDS encoding TetR/AcrR family transcriptional regulator, protein MMRGTLNVNDPRVIRTRQHILEAFADLLRKKDFDKIRIGDITTKAAVNRSTYYAHFPDKFALVDGLLGEGFMSFVHNRVEPGAEFTEDTMRNIVIALCEYHQATNKRCIKSYDSVAPFIEKNIKAQLEEYIFGLLSRSCRIADEETLRLSAVFITWSTYGATFRWNSDGGKESPQAIAGKIMPLLSGALQSTIQRI, encoded by the coding sequence ATGATGAGAGGGACACTGAACGTTAACGATCCGCGCGTTATCCGGACAAGACAGCATATTTTAGAAGCATTTGCTGATTTATTAAGGAAAAAGGATTTTGACAAGATCAGAATTGGCGATATAACGACAAAGGCAGCGGTCAACAGATCTACTTATTACGCTCATTTTCCTGATAAATTCGCACTGGTTGACGGTCTGCTGGGGGAAGGCTTTATGAGCTTTGTCCATAACAGGGTGGAGCCGGGAGCGGAATTTACAGAAGATACGATGAGAAATATTGTAATTGCCCTTTGTGAATACCACCAGGCAACCAATAAGCGCTGCATTAAGAGCTATGATTCGGTAGCTCCTTTTATAGAGAAGAATATTAAGGCACAGCTGGAGGAATACATTTTCGGTCTGTTAAGCCGGTCGTGCAGAATAGCAGACGAAGAAACGCTGCGGCTGTCCGCTGTCTTTATAACCTGGTCGACATACGGCGCTACGTTCCGCTGGAACTCGGATGGAGGGAAGGAGTCGCCTCAAGCCATAGCCGGGAAAATAATGCCTTTGCTAAGCGGCGCTCTTCAAAGCACCATCCAGAGAATATGA
- a CDS encoding ABC transporter substrate binding protein, which yields MGLRKTHLKVFKSFLLFLMLYGFLYQPASASAEELPPKNVLVLHSYHKGFAWTDDQGAGIEERLKSAAEQPVIYSEYMDWKRYPGNDNLKQFYQTIKLKYQSMHIDAIITTDDAALNFAIKYRQEILDNAPVIFSGINELGVESLHDLNNITGVIEKINPVHTVQMALEINPSLRKVYVLYDNSESGLSTGQMVMEQISSLHPELQLYPMNRLSRQQILDQVSALPSDSIVLMTTYFSDSTGRTAEFDRFSSELGKSSSVPVYHIYDFGLNHGAFGGSLISGIIQGQTAAGLAVRILQGERPDNIPVVNNSSVRNVFDYKELQRFHVSLKKLPEGSEVINKPFSFYETYKELVLSIIAAFAVLLAFILILLFYVQLVKRIRNNLEKSNERFDLATYASDAVIWDVDMSTMVYYFSDSWYELLGYERDEVGESHGGWRDLIHPEDADQENRQRTQHLEGRTSYYYSEFRMRSKSGDYKWFQARGKVLRNTSGGFVRFAGSMVDVTDRKAYESKLQMSYQELESTYEELTALQDELMEQYNKVVENQELLQTSEEKYRQLAYNDVLSGLPNRLSLTEALEKFIKENSGGHAALFFLDIDNFKYINDTMGHTFGDELLVKVGERLLELSDSRSRHFRFGGDEFVILFKDSKGFGEVTAYANSLVQGFKEPFQLDDSIVHISTSIGIAQYPDNGVNAEELLKNADIAMYKAKEAGKGTYVIYGRDMQQHFDDRMVIESHLRNAIANHELSLHYQPLVDTASGGIWGFEALIRWNSPVLGFVSPLSFIKIAEDCRLIVPIGEWVLRTACQFIKDLHGQGYEGYHISVNISVIQLMLDDFTDMVLGILQETGLPPEYLELEITESIFMESFEAISTKLESLKEKGIGIALDDFGTGYSSLSYLKQLPITTLKIDKSFIDSIDTPNNMSLARSIVTIGHDMGLNVTAEGVETPEQLAFLERTSCDKIQGYFISKPIPQQDVADWVKDRRAG from the coding sequence ATGGGCTTAAGAAAAACTCATCTCAAGGTATTCAAGAGTTTCCTGTTATTTCTTATGCTGTATGGTTTCCTTTATCAGCCGGCGTCTGCCAGTGCAGAGGAACTGCCGCCTAAGAATGTGCTTGTGCTGCATTCCTATCATAAAGGGTTTGCCTGGACAGACGATCAGGGGGCCGGCATTGAAGAGAGGCTCAAGAGTGCAGCCGAGCAGCCTGTGATTTACAGTGAGTATATGGATTGGAAACGTTACCCCGGCAATGACAACCTCAAGCAGTTCTATCAGACGATCAAGCTCAAGTATCAATCCATGCATATTGATGCCATTATTACGACGGATGATGCTGCACTGAACTTCGCCATCAAATACCGCCAAGAAATTCTGGATAACGCACCGGTCATATTCAGCGGCATTAACGAGCTGGGTGTGGAAAGTTTGCATGATTTGAATAACATTACCGGTGTCATCGAAAAGATTAACCCTGTCCATACAGTTCAAATGGCGCTGGAAATCAATCCGTCTCTCCGTAAAGTATATGTCTTGTATGACAATTCGGAAAGCGGGCTCTCCACCGGCCAAATGGTGATGGAACAGATTTCATCACTTCATCCGGAGCTGCAGCTATATCCGATGAATCGCCTTTCCAGACAACAGATTCTAGATCAAGTCTCGGCCCTTCCATCAGACAGTATTGTGCTTATGACTACATATTTTAGTGACTCGACCGGAAGAACGGCCGAATTTGACCGGTTCTCAAGTGAGCTGGGCAAGAGCAGCAGTGTTCCGGTGTACCATATCTATGATTTCGGCTTGAATCACGGAGCTTTTGGCGGAAGTCTGATCAGCGGAATAATCCAGGGGCAGACTGCAGCCGGCCTGGCCGTGCGGATTCTGCAGGGTGAGCGTCCGGACAATATCCCGGTCGTCAACAACAGCAGCGTCCGCAATGTTTTTGATTACAAGGAACTGCAGCGGTTCCATGTGTCCCTGAAAAAGCTGCCGGAGGGCAGCGAGGTTATTAACAAGCCATTTTCCTTCTATGAGACTTATAAAGAGCTGGTGCTCAGTATCATCGCCGCGTTTGCAGTCTTGCTGGCCTTTATTCTAATCCTGTTGTTTTATGTACAGCTTGTCAAACGGATCCGCAATAATCTGGAGAAAAGCAACGAGCGCTTCGATCTGGCGACCTATGCCTCGGATGCGGTAATCTGGGATGTCGATATGTCGACCATGGTCTACTATTTCTCTGACAGCTGGTATGAGCTGCTCGGTTATGAACGGGATGAAGTAGGTGAAAGTCATGGCGGATGGAGAGATCTCATTCATCCCGAGGATGCAGACCAGGAGAACCGCCAGCGCACCCAGCATCTGGAGGGCCGAACCTCTTATTATTACAGTGAATTCCGGATGCGGAGCAAATCGGGCGATTATAAGTGGTTCCAGGCCCGGGGCAAGGTACTGCGCAATACCAGCGGCGGCTTCGTCCGTTTTGCCGGCTCCATGGTTGATGTTACGGACCGCAAAGCATACGAGAGCAAGCTGCAGATGAGTTATCAGGAGCTGGAGTCCACCTACGAGGAGCTTACAGCACTGCAGGATGAGCTGATGGAGCAGTATAACAAGGTGGTGGAGAACCAGGAGCTGCTGCAGACCAGTGAAGAGAAGTACCGGCAGCTGGCCTATAACGATGTGCTCAGCGGTTTGCCGAACCGCCTGTCCCTGACTGAAGCGCTGGAGAAGTTTATCAAGGAGAATTCGGGCGGGCACGCGGCGCTGTTCTTCCTCGACATCGATAATTTCAAATATATCAATGATACGATGGGACATACCTTTGGGGATGAATTGCTGGTGAAGGTCGGCGAGCGGCTGCTGGAACTGTCAGATAGCCGCAGCAGGCATTTCCGGTTTGGCGGTGATGAATTCGTCATTCTATTCAAGGACAGCAAGGGTTTTGGAGAAGTGACTGCCTATGCGAATTCCCTGGTGCAGGGTTTTAAGGAGCCGTTCCAGCTTGACGACAGCATTGTACATATTTCCACAAGTATCGGAATTGCCCAATATCCGGATAATGGGGTCAATGCGGAGGAATTGCTGAAGAATGCGGATATTGCGATGTATAAGGCAAAAGAAGCGGGTAAAGGGACGTATGTCATCTACGGACGGGATATGCAGCAGCATTTTGATGACCGGATGGTGATTGAATCGCATCTCAGAAATGCAATCGCCAATCATGAGCTGTCGCTGCACTATCAGCCGCTGGTGGATACCGCTTCAGGCGGAATCTGGGGGTTCGAGGCCCTGATCCGCTGGAACAGTCCGGTGCTTGGTTTTGTTTCCCCGCTATCGTTCATTAAGATCGCCGAAGACTGCCGGCTCATTGTGCCGATCGGGGAATGGGTGCTCCGTACGGCCTGCCAGTTCATTAAGGATCTGCATGGACAGGGCTATGAGGGCTACCATATCTCGGTAAACATTTCGGTGATCCAGCTGATGCTGGATGATTTCACGGATATGGTACTGGGGATTCTGCAGGAAACCGGCCTGCCCCCGGAATACCTGGAGCTGGAGATTACGGAGTCGATCTTCATGGAATCCTTTGAAGCCATCAGCACGAAGCTGGAGTCGCTGAAGGAGAAGGGGATCGGCATCGCCCTGGACGATTTCGGGACAGGCTATTCCTCACTCAGTTATTTGAAGCAGCTGCCGATCACGACGCTGAAGATCGACAAGTCGTTCATCGACAGTATCGATACGCCTAACAACATGTCACTTGCCCGGTCCATCGTCACGATCGGGCATGACATGGGGCTGAACGTCACCGCCGAAGGAGTGGAAACGCCGGAGCAGCTCGCTTTTCTGGAACGGACCAGCTGTGACAAAATCCAGGGCTACTTCATCAGCAAGCCGATTCCGCAGCAGGACGTGGCGGACTGGGTAAAGGACAGACGGGCAGGCTGA
- a CDS encoding LacI family DNA-binding transcriptional regulator — MPTIKDVALKAGVSVTTVSRVLNNRGYLSEELKKKVLLAMDELNYRPNELARSLSRSRSNIIGLIIPHVSHPFFGELTGYIEEHAYRNGCKLLLCNSWQDKHKELEYIDMLRSSRVDGIIMGSHTLEVEAYQQMNLPLVTFDRQISPDIPYVCSDNYLGGQLATTLLIEKGCRNIAHIGGHPGLNILSGLRAEAFADTTAAHHVQHTLLHTDDNSFDVAAYERLLAQLFREQPGIDGIFAGSDMIAAYALKACMERGRRVPGDVRIVGYDGIALRNMLGLPLSTIRQPIEAMGKLAVELIIRQVHGESVSAEYILPVELEEGATT, encoded by the coding sequence ATGCCTACAATTAAAGATGTAGCACTAAAGGCAGGCGTTTCGGTCACCACCGTATCCCGGGTGCTCAACAACAGGGGGTATCTAAGCGAGGAACTGAAGAAAAAGGTTCTGCTGGCGATGGATGAACTGAACTACCGGCCCAATGAGCTGGCCCGTTCGCTCAGCCGTTCAAGGTCCAATATTATCGGACTGATCATCCCCCATGTCTCGCATCCCTTCTTCGGTGAACTTACGGGCTATATTGAGGAGCACGCCTACCGTAACGGCTGCAAGCTCCTGCTCTGCAATTCCTGGCAGGATAAACACAAAGAACTGGAATATATCGATATGCTGCGGTCCAGCCGGGTAGACGGGATTATTATGGGCAGCCATACGCTGGAGGTGGAGGCTTACCAGCAGATGAACCTGCCTCTGGTCACCTTTGACCGGCAGATTTCACCTGATATTCCTTATGTGTGTTCAGATAATTATCTTGGCGGCCAATTGGCTACGACTTTATTAATTGAAAAAGGCTGCCGGAATATCGCCCATATCGGCGGGCATCCCGGCCTGAATATATTATCCGGGCTCCGCGCGGAGGCTTTTGCCGATACCACAGCTGCACATCATGTTCAGCATACTTTGCTGCATACGGATGATAACAGCTTTGATGTCGCAGCGTATGAGCGGCTGCTTGCGCAATTGTTCCGTGAACAGCCCGGCATTGACGGAATCTTTGCCGGCAGCGATATGATCGCCGCCTATGCCCTTAAGGCCTGCATGGAGCGCGGCAGACGGGTCCCCGGGGATGTGCGGATTGTCGGCTATGACGGCATTGCGCTGCGCAATATGCTCGGACTTCCGCTCAGCACGATCCGCCAGCCAATTGAAGCGATGGGCAAGCTGGCCGTGGAGTTAATTATCCGGCAAGTGCATGGAGAAAGCGTCTCCGCAGAGTACATACTGCCTGTTGAACTGGAAGAAGGCGCTACGACATAA